Proteins encoded in a region of the Sphingomonas jaspsi DSM 18422 genome:
- a CDS encoding ATP-binding protein produces the protein MSRQTPFLAALLDALGEPALIIDHGTVDAANLAARSLLGDAIIGRDVRIAIRHPQALDFILAGREASIDLVGIGSADRPWQMKINNIGRRLLLVRLSDRSGIVASERMRTDFVANASHELRTPLATLIGYGETLAEPGPLDEALRVRFGETINREARRMQRIVDDLMSLSRIEAERYRMPSDRVEMDDIAKASIQHMAELADQKNATIGLDADGGPHVVIGDAGQLGQVVDNLIGNALRYGCNERSTRIDVQVTRLGQRVRVSVRDYGDGIAPEHLPRLTERFYRVDPGRSRDSGGTGLGLAIVKHIVERHRGLMSIRSKPGAGTAVQVDLPAAEPDAVTKP, from the coding sequence ATGTCGCGACAGACGCCATTCCTTGCTGCCCTGCTCGACGCGTTGGGCGAGCCGGCCCTGATCATCGACCATGGTACGGTCGATGCCGCCAACCTTGCCGCCCGCTCCCTCCTCGGCGACGCCATCATCGGGCGCGACGTCCGCATCGCCATCCGTCATCCCCAGGCGCTGGACTTCATCCTTGCGGGGCGCGAGGCATCGATCGACCTGGTCGGAATCGGATCGGCCGACCGCCCATGGCAGATGAAGATCAACAATATAGGCCGCCGCCTATTGCTAGTCCGCCTGTCCGACCGCAGCGGCATCGTCGCGTCGGAGCGCATGCGGACCGACTTCGTCGCCAACGCCAGCCATGAACTGCGCACGCCGCTCGCCACGCTGATCGGTTACGGCGAAACGCTGGCCGAGCCCGGCCCGCTGGACGAGGCACTCCGGGTGCGATTCGGCGAGACCATCAACCGCGAGGCGCGGCGGATGCAGCGCATCGTCGACGACCTGATGAGCCTGTCGCGGATCGAGGCCGAGCGCTACCGCATGCCGTCGGACCGGGTCGAAATGGACGATATCGCCAAGGCATCGATTCAGCACATGGCCGAACTTGCCGATCAGAAGAATGCGACGATCGGCCTCGATGCCGATGGCGGTCCGCACGTCGTCATCGGCGATGCGGGGCAATTGGGGCAGGTGGTCGACAATCTGATCGGGAATGCGCTGCGTTACGGCTGCAACGAACGGTCGACCAGAATCGATGTGCAGGTCACTCGCCTCGGTCAGCGGGTGCGGGTGTCGGTCCGCGACTATGGCGACGGGATCGCGCCCGAGCATCTGCCGCGCCTTACCGAACGCTTCTATCGCGTCGACCCGGGGCGGAGTCGCGATTCGGGCGGCACGGGGCTGGGCCTGGCGATCGTCAAACATATCGTCGAACGTCATCGCGGCCTGATGAGCATCCGCTCGAAACCCGGGGCGGGGACTGCCGTGCAGGTCGATTTGCCAGCTGCCGAACCGGACGCTGTCACGAAACCGTAA
- a CDS encoding helix-turn-helix domain-containing protein, whose translation MQVPTDGFSGVRPFDGGEDAARVGRLSQGQIDCLLLVDQHLSSKEISLKLGISPHTVDQRIRGALEKLGVERRGEAARMVAAVLDPAKDAYQRLIHQSPHIDPDPANGHQAGAVSNQIRHADRVGEAGPPGVKTEQRSGMSRPPLQMPFATRSHPSNEMGVGQRLLWIFLIAIGSAFSVGMYLAGLESLSRLLQG comes from the coding sequence ATGCAGGTGCCTACAGACGGTTTTTCTGGGGTCCGGCCTTTTGATGGCGGTGAGGACGCGGCTCGTGTGGGCCGCCTGTCCCAGGGACAGATCGACTGTCTTCTGCTGGTCGACCAGCATCTCAGCAGCAAGGAAATCTCCCTCAAGCTCGGCATCAGCCCGCACACCGTGGACCAGCGTATCCGCGGCGCCCTGGAAAAACTGGGCGTCGAGCGGCGCGGCGAGGCGGCGCGCATGGTCGCCGCCGTTCTAGATCCAGCGAAGGACGCATATCAGCGGTTGATACATCAATCGCCGCACATCGACCCCGACCCGGCAAACGGACACCAAGCCGGGGCGGTCAGCAATCAGATTCGGCACGCTGATCGTGTGGGGGAGGCTGGACCTCCCGGTGTCAAAACCGAGCAGAGATCGGGAATGTCCCGGCCTCCCCTGCAAATGCCGTTCGCAACAAGAAGCCATCCCAGCAATGAGATGGGCGTTGGCCAGAGGCTCCTCTGGATCTTCCTGATCGCGATCGGATCGGCCTTTTCCGTCGGCATGTATCTGGCCGGACTGGAAAGCCTTTCGCGACTCCTTCAGGGTTAG
- a CDS encoding Ku protein, whose translation MAARPSWRGQIKLALVSIPVEIYPATKAGRSIAFHQVHEPSGQRVRYEKVVPGIGPVDRDEILKGYEVEKGEYVLLDPEEIEKVKLESRKTLELTQFVDLAEIDPIYYDKPYFVVPADDLAEEAFVVLREALKKTKKVGIGQLAMRGQEYVISLKACGRGMVLETLRYADEVNKASSYFRDIGDAKPDADLLELAETLIEKKASDFDASEFHNRYVDALKALIAEKQKKKGKRIIQDNSPDAPAKGSNVVDLMAALKKSIESGKPTAKPAAKKAAAKKAAPSRKRA comes from the coding sequence ATGGCGGCGCGGCCGAGTTGGCGCGGGCAGATCAAGCTGGCGCTGGTATCGATCCCGGTGGAAATCTATCCGGCAACCAAGGCTGGACGATCGATCGCCTTCCACCAGGTCCATGAACCGTCGGGCCAGCGCGTTCGCTATGAGAAGGTGGTGCCCGGCATCGGTCCGGTCGACCGCGACGAGATCCTCAAAGGCTATGAGGTCGAAAAGGGCGAATATGTCCTTCTCGACCCCGAGGAGATCGAAAAGGTCAAGCTGGAGAGCCGCAAGACGCTGGAGCTGACGCAGTTCGTCGACCTCGCCGAGATCGATCCCATCTATTACGACAAGCCCTACTTCGTCGTGCCTGCGGACGATCTTGCCGAAGAAGCGTTCGTGGTGCTTCGCGAGGCGCTGAAGAAGACCAAGAAAGTGGGCATCGGCCAGTTGGCGATGCGCGGGCAGGAATATGTCATCAGCCTGAAAGCCTGCGGACGCGGCATGGTGCTCGAAACGCTGCGCTACGCCGACGAGGTCAACAAGGCGTCGAGCTATTTTCGCGACATTGGCGATGCAAAGCCCGACGCGGACCTGCTCGAACTGGCCGAAACGCTGATCGAGAAGAAGGCGAGCGACTTCGACGCCTCCGAATTCCACAACCGCTATGTCGATGCGCTCAAGGCACTCATCGCCGAGAAGCAGAAGAAGAAAGGCAAGCGCATCATCCAGGACAATAGTCCGGATGCGCCGGCGAAGGGCAGCAATGTCGTGGACCTGATGGCGGCGCTCAAAAAGAGCATCGAAAGCGGCAAGCCCACCGCGAAGCCGGCCGCCAAGAAGGCCGCGGCCAAGAAAGCGGCGCCGTCGCGCAAGCGGGCGTGA
- the ligD gene encoding DNA ligase D — translation MARKLDIDTYNAKRDFTKTTEPKGRKLKGKGNSFVVQKHEASRLHWDFRLELDGVLKSWAVPKGPSLNPDDKRLAVRTEDHPLDYAGFEGTIPDDEYGGGTVMLWDRGTWTPEPGKDPSKTIEEGHLHFRLDGERMKGDWVMFRLKGRPGERQEPWMLKKVDDDFAGPGEELVERCLTSVDTGRTMEEISSGKNVGRKKVIGRKTSVKSSAFRPVQLATLVDAVPSGSDWIHEYKYDGYRLLLATGDGAATAFTRNGKDWSERFASIVAAAAAQLPPGCLIDGEAVALDKDGKPDFALLQASLKDDGSADLDFFAFDLLVDQGEDIAKLPNIERKARLAALMQRAARPLHYADHIVAKGEELYRAICAEGGEGIISKKASAAYSGRRGRNWLKIKCINRQEFLIAGWTASDKKRGFKSLILATRDGKALRYAGKVGTGFTQALMDELRDKMASLQTEAPAIDVPRADARGATWVQPSLVAEIAFTEFTPAGTLRHPSFIGLREDKPAATVKREKAEPLSTTEVAADRFGVRISSEDRQIFPEAELTKGDLADYYAKVSAIFLRDAAKRPMTLVRCPQGRGKQCFFQKHDTGGLGEHVHHVPIKEKDGTSEDYLWFDDPRGVLACVQMGTIEFHGWGSRIKPLEKPDRMVFDLDPDEGLDWDFVRRAAKRLREVLADIGLVSFPMLSGGKGVHVVVPLDAGAAWPKVKDFAERFSRAMAEAEPDLFTANIRKKERKGRIFLDWLRNQRGATAVMPYSVRARENAPVAAPINWSELDKISGANVYTIKDADLLLRRAASKSLAGWGEAKQALPDY, via the coding sequence GTGGCGCGCAAGCTCGATATCGATACCTACAACGCCAAGCGCGACTTCACGAAGACCACCGAGCCCAAGGGTCGCAAGCTAAAGGGCAAGGGCAACAGCTTTGTGGTACAGAAGCATGAAGCGTCGCGGCTGCATTGGGATTTTCGGCTGGAACTGGACGGCGTGCTGAAAAGCTGGGCGGTGCCGAAAGGTCCAAGCCTTAATCCCGACGACAAGCGGCTGGCGGTGCGCACCGAGGATCATCCGCTCGATTATGCCGGGTTCGAAGGCACGATCCCCGACGATGAATATGGCGGCGGGACCGTGATGCTGTGGGACCGGGGCACCTGGACGCCGGAACCGGGCAAGGATCCGTCGAAAACGATCGAGGAAGGGCATCTCCATTTCCGTCTTGATGGCGAGCGAATGAAGGGCGACTGGGTGATGTTCCGCCTGAAGGGACGACCGGGCGAACGGCAAGAGCCGTGGATGCTGAAGAAGGTCGACGACGATTTCGCCGGCCCGGGCGAAGAACTGGTCGAACGCTGCCTGACCAGCGTCGACACCGGTCGGACGATGGAAGAAATCTCTTCCGGCAAAAATGTGGGCCGCAAAAAAGTTATCGGCAGGAAAACGTCGGTGAAGTCGTCTGCCTTCCGGCCGGTGCAGTTGGCGACCCTAGTCGATGCCGTGCCGTCCGGAAGCGACTGGATCCACGAATATAAATATGACGGTTACCGGCTGCTGCTTGCCACCGGCGACGGAGCGGCAACCGCCTTTACCCGCAACGGCAAGGACTGGTCGGAACGGTTTGCCAGCATCGTCGCCGCTGCCGCCGCGCAGCTACCGCCGGGCTGCCTGATCGATGGAGAGGCCGTCGCGCTGGACAAGGACGGAAAGCCGGACTTCGCGCTGCTCCAGGCCAGCCTGAAGGATGACGGGTCGGCCGACCTCGACTTTTTCGCCTTCGACCTGCTGGTCGACCAGGGCGAAGACATCGCCAAGCTGCCCAACATCGAACGCAAGGCGCGCCTCGCCGCGTTGATGCAGCGGGCCGCGCGCCCGCTCCATTATGCCGACCATATCGTCGCCAAGGGCGAAGAGCTGTATCGTGCAATCTGCGCCGAGGGCGGCGAGGGCATCATTTCGAAGAAGGCCAGCGCAGCCTACTCCGGGCGGCGCGGCCGCAACTGGCTGAAGATCAAGTGCATCAACCGCCAGGAATTCCTGATCGCCGGATGGACCGCGAGCGACAAGAAGCGCGGCTTCAAGTCGCTGATCCTCGCCACCCGCGACGGCAAGGCGCTCCGCTACGCCGGGAAGGTCGGCACCGGCTTCACCCAGGCGCTGATGGACGAACTGCGCGACAAGATGGCGTCGCTTCAAACCGAAGCGCCGGCCATCGATGTCCCCCGCGCCGATGCGCGCGGCGCGACATGGGTGCAGCCGTCGCTGGTGGCGGAAATCGCCTTCACCGAATTCACGCCTGCCGGGACGCTGCGCCACCCCAGTTTCATCGGCCTGCGCGAGGACAAGCCTGCCGCGACGGTCAAGCGGGAGAAGGCCGAACCGCTTTCCACGACTGAGGTCGCGGCGGACCGCTTCGGCGTCAGGATCAGCAGCGAAGACCGACAGATCTTCCCGGAAGCCGAGCTGACCAAGGGCGATCTTGCCGACTACTATGCCAAGGTCTCAGCTATCTTCCTGCGCGACGCCGCCAAGCGTCCGATGACGTTGGTCCGCTGTCCGCAAGGCCGCGGCAAGCAATGCTTTTTCCAGAAACACGACACCGGCGGGCTGGGCGAGCATGTCCATCACGTCCCGATCAAGGAGAAGGACGGGACCAGCGAAGATTATCTGTGGTTCGACGACCCGCGCGGCGTATTGGCCTGCGTGCAGATGGGCACGATCGAATTCCACGGCTGGGGTAGCCGGATCAAGCCGCTGGAAAAGCCTGACAGGATGGTCTTCGACCTCGACCCCGACGAAGGGCTCGACTGGGACTTCGTGCGCAGAGCGGCGAAGCGATTGCGAGAGGTGCTGGCGGATATCGGACTGGTCAGCTTTCCGATGCTATCGGGCGGAAAGGGCGTGCACGTCGTCGTTCCGCTCGACGCCGGCGCGGCCTGGCCCAAGGTGAAGGATTTCGCCGAGCGCTTCAGCCGCGCCATGGCCGAGGCGGAACCCGACCTGTTTACCGCCAACATTCGCAAGAAAGAGCGCAAGGGCCGCATCTTCCTCGACTGGCTGCGCAACCAGCGCGGGGCGACGGCGGTGATGCCCTATTCGGTTCGTGCGCGGGAAAATGCACCGGTAGCTGCCCCGATAAACTGGTCCGAACTGGACAAGATTTCCGGCGCCAACGTCTACACCATCAAGGATGCCGACCTGTTGTTGAGACGCGCGGCGTCAAAGTCGCTCGCCGGCTGGGGCGAGGCCAAGCAGGCGCTGCCCGATTATTGA